The following proteins are co-located in the Microcystis wesenbergii NRERC-220 genome:
- a CDS encoding phosphotransacetylase family protein, which produces MAKSAKSILISSLEPLSGKSGTVVGLAHLLRQKGLEISYGKPMGNCPGYVDGQLVDEDVEFIRQLLELSPEQLRLPVIYTDVDSVAKRLQGTDKQDYGNILAGYLDRVNSDITLLEGPGTLWEGSIFQLSMGEMAKILQTPILLVARYSSPLIAESLLKAQRELNNQLLGVVISDIPTDDWDEVQSLLKPYLAGQGVEVLGLLPASKLLRSISVREIVHLLGAKVLCRPDRLDWMVESLAIGAMNVNAALEYFRKGENMAVITGGDRTDLQLAALETSTTCLILTGSISPDPLILGRAEDLEVPILSVNLDTLTTVEIVDQAFGKIRLQEQVKVACIRELMEEHFQIDRLLEKLTIGA; this is translated from the coding sequence GTGGCCAAATCAGCCAAATCTATACTTATCTCTTCCCTAGAACCCCTTAGTGGTAAATCGGGAACTGTCGTCGGTTTAGCGCATCTCTTGCGACAAAAAGGACTAGAGATAAGTTACGGCAAACCAATGGGCAATTGTCCGGGCTACGTCGATGGGCAACTGGTCGATGAGGATGTAGAATTTATTCGGCAATTACTAGAATTATCCCCCGAGCAGCTGCGTTTACCGGTGATTTACACAGATGTGGATTCCGTTGCTAAACGTTTACAAGGTACAGATAAACAGGACTACGGCAATATTCTTGCCGGCTATCTTGATCGGGTTAACAGTGATATTACCCTTCTCGAAGGACCGGGGACCCTCTGGGAAGGCAGTATTTTTCAGTTATCGATGGGGGAGATGGCCAAAATTCTCCAGACTCCGATCCTATTGGTGGCCCGCTATAGTTCTCCCCTGATTGCCGAGAGTCTGCTGAAAGCGCAACGGGAATTAAATAATCAGCTGCTGGGGGTAGTAATTAGCGATATTCCCACGGATGATTGGGATGAAGTACAATCCCTCCTGAAACCCTATCTCGCTGGCCAAGGCGTGGAAGTTTTGGGACTGTTACCCGCTAGTAAACTGCTGCGTAGTATTAGTGTTCGGGAAATTGTCCATCTTTTAGGAGCAAAAGTGCTATGTCGGCCCGATCGTTTGGATTGGATGGTGGAAAGTTTAGCGATCGGGGCCATGAATGTCAACGCCGCTTTAGAATATTTTCGCAAGGGGGAAAATATGGCCGTGATTACGGGCGGCGATCGCACAGATCTACAGTTAGCTGCCCTAGAAACTTCCACCACCTGTTTAATCTTAACCGGTTCCATCTCTCCGGATCCCCTGATTCTAGGCCGGGCCGAGGATTTAGAAGTACCGATTCTCTCGGTAAATTTAGATACTCTCACCACCGTGGAAATCGTCGATCAGGCCTTCGGGAAGATTCGCTTACAGGAACAGGTAAAAGTTGCTTGTATTCGAGAATTAATGGAGGAACATTTTCAGATTGATCGCCTGTTAGAAAAGTTAACAATAGGGGCGTAA
- the ebsA gene encoding type IV pilus biogenesis protein EbsA, with translation MATIEQLEPANKADVLVYMPYYAKDKHSILPYAITLYQGGSLEGRRRIENSEGIPFVASWYVSKLPSELTRCRLQFEGQADLSYEMTIINSQLIEYLIDAIKTFKQLGSADFSQGFYRKLLRFEE, from the coding sequence ATGGCGACTATCGAACAATTGGAACCCGCTAATAAGGCCGATGTGCTAGTATATATGCCCTACTATGCCAAGGACAAACATAGTATCCTGCCCTATGCGATCACTTTGTATCAAGGAGGATCTTTAGAAGGTCGTCGTCGCATAGAAAACAGTGAAGGGATTCCCTTTGTGGCCTCTTGGTATGTATCAAAATTGCCCTCGGAATTGACCCGTTGTCGTTTACAATTTGAAGGACAGGCCGACCTAAGCTATGAGATGACGATTATTAACTCCCAGTTGATCGAATATCTCATCGATGCGATTAAAACCTTTAAGCAGCTAGGTTCGGCCGACTTTTCGCAGGGATTTTATCGGAAACTCCTGCGATTTGAAGAATAA